Below is a genomic region from Telmatobacter sp. DSM 110680.
TGATCAGATCATGCGAACCTGAGAACTTGATGAGATCCGCCGCCTTCCAATTCAGAGGACGAGTCGAGATCGCACCGGGACCGGTGATAAGTTTGGTCGCCTTGGTGCAAGCCGCGGACAAAATGCGGAGATGAATGGCTTTCAACTGGCCAAGCAGGTCGATAAACGCGAGGCTTGTCTCATCCCCTCCGTTGGTGGTGCAGGACGCCGCGAGCAGCCCACCCCAAAACTGAAGCATCCACTTATCGTCAGAGGACCATGACCCTCCTTCGACGATACGTGTAACGACATGTGGACGCGCGCGCAGGTGGTCAATCTGCACCGACCCGCCGAGCATCTTTTCCGCGTTCAGAGCGATCTCAAGCGCGTTTTCGAGGCGATAATTGCTCAGTTCTTCATGAAGCAATCGAGACATGAAGTCGCGGGTTTCCGGGGATATGCGCGAAAGGAACGAGATGGCCTGGGCGACTCTAAATTCGCGGACGATGTCCTCGGGTTCATTCTGTTCGGACGCGCTCTTGAGTGGGCTCTGCCAGAGCCGCAAGTCAGCGCCTGGGGGCAGTACAAAAGAAATCGCAACACCTTGATCGTCCCATCGAACCGCCTTCGCCTGGACGGAAAAACTGTTTTCCTTCTCGATCGGTCCCTTACGCTGCAAAGAGAGCGCAATGATCTCGCCTGGCTCCCAACGATCCTGCGTAACCAGGAACGCGCCGGTAGCACTAATGTCGCGCACGCTGTTCTGGCGAGGAAGAGGGCCTTTCCAGTGGTAGGCGGCCAAGGAAGGCGAGTTGCGTCTCTCAGCCCGGCGGCGCTCTTCGGAAGAAGGAAAATCGGAGTGGGAAGTCATTGGATTCATGGAACCCTCAAACGCGCTTTTCGCGGAAAAAACACTGGTCGGATACGGAACCCGGAGCGCATCTTTCAGCGCTTGATAGAAGACAATCTTACTCCTCAACATCCCACTTTTGTGGGATGGATCAACGTTACTTTTGGCACCTCAAAGCGATTTTTGAGTGTAGACGGATCAAGGCAGGCTGGATAATGGAGACAATCCTGCCCGTTGAACCTGATCGTTGGACGCGACGGCATAATGCTGCGAGGTAGCGGTGTCGGTACTTGTGCTTACAGAGTTTTTTGCAACCGGCAGTCTTGTGAGCGCCATTTGTTGCTGCCTGCTTGAAGTGGCTATGGTAATGGAGATCCGCCGCGGCCTGGAGGGTTGGCGGCCAGCCCATTTGAAAAGGGATATCGCTGCCACTTTTCGGAGTCACCGTCGGTTTTGTCCCGGGAGTCGCCTCCGCACCGCCTTTGTGGCCTGCTCCTGCCTCCTGGGCTGCTGCATAGCAGCACTGATCGTGATACACCGCGTGGCAAACGGAATTTGATCCGTTCCTGCCCCCTCAGATTGGCCGATAGTGACATGTGCCTCCTGAGAGAACCGTCGTCCAAAGCGACCGGTCTGGAGGCTGTTCGGCTGATCCCAGAAAGAGATAGCCTTTCTTTCTAATGAGCCGATGCATGGCAGATAGAAGCGTTTGCCGTGTCTCCAGAGACAGGTAGAGGATCACGTTGCGTAGGAAGATCACGTCAAAGCACTCTTGAAACGGGAGTTGCCCGCATAGATTTGCCTGGCGGAAGTGACAGAGACTGGCAACTTCGGGCTTGATGACCCAACTTTCGCCGGTGTGATCAAAATATCTAACCAGCAGCCGGGCAGGCAGCCCTCGATTCATCTCGATACGGTGAAACCGACCCTGTCGCGCGCGCTGCACGACTTCAGCGCAGACGTCCGTGCCTTCGATGCGAATATTCCAATCAGACAATTGCGGAAAGTTCTCACAGATAAGAATGGCAAGAGAGTATGCTTCCTGCCCGGTGGAACTGGCCGCACTCCAAAAGCGCAATCTCCGGGTCGAGCGGCAGTCTTCGATGATTTTTGGCAACACTTCTGTTCGCAGCAGCTCGAATGATCGGCAATCGCGGAAGAAGCTTGTCTCATTGATCGTCATAGCCTCTGCGACCGCGCGCTCCAGTTCAGGACTTTTCGCTGCTCGCAGCAGATGTACCAACTCGTCAAGCCGGGACAAGCTATGACGATGGAGAAGGCCGACCAACCGGGATTGGAAGAGATGGTCATGCGATGGCTCAAGCACATTCTGTGTATGGCTGAAAACCACCTCTCGCAGATAGAGGTAGTCGCCACTCGTAGGACCGTTCATCGCTGAACCGCACATTCGCGACGCTCGAAGCGTTCGGCCGCGTTCCGGGACGCAAGACGAATCATCTCAGGTGCAATCGCAGACAGGGGCAGAACGCGTTGAGCGAGGCCTGCCTGGACCACGGCACGCGGCATTCCCCACACGGCGCTGGTCGCCTGATCCTGCGCCAGCACGGTACCGCCTTGGGCTCGAATCGTGCGACATGATGCAAGCCCGTCCGAGCCCATTCCTGTAAGCACCACGGCAAGCGTGGCCGGACCGTAAATTGCAGCGGCCGAGCGGAACAAGACATCGACTGAAGGACGGCAGTGGTTTTCAAACGGCCCCTGTTGCAGATGAAGCGTCGGCGGAGCACCATGGCGCGAAGATTGAATCACTTCCATGTGCCAGTTTCCGCGTGCCAGAAAGATACTTCCGGGCAAAACGGAAGAGCCCTCGGTGGCTTCGTAAACGCGAGTGCAGCGGCTCTGGCTCAGACGCTCCGCAAGTGGCCTTGTAAACAACTCCGGCATATGCTGCACGATCAGAATTGGTAGCGGAAAGGTCGAAGGAATGGATGAGAGGAGGACGTCGAGCGCTGCTGGTCCTCCGGTG
It encodes:
- a CDS encoding protein-glutamate O-methyltransferase CheR; this encodes MNGPTSGDYLYLREVVFSHTQNVLEPSHDHLFQSRLVGLLHRHSLSRLDELVHLLRAAKSPELERAVAEAMTINETSFFRDCRSFELLRTEVLPKIIEDCRSTRRLRFWSAASSTGQEAYSLAILICENFPQLSDWNIRIEGTDVCAEVVQRARQGRFHRIEMNRGLPARLLVRYFDHTGESWVIKPEVASLCHFRQANLCGQLPFQECFDVIFLRNVILYLSLETRQTLLSAMHRLIRKKGYLFLGSAEQPPDRSLWTTVLSGGTCHYRPI
- the cheB gene encoding chemotaxis-specific protein-glutamate methyltransferase CheB, with the translated sequence MAHGRRTRILIVDDSAVMRSLIRSVILADPSLEVAGSAADGAAALQTIDSVRPDLVLLDVEMPNLCGLETLRSLRARGSRTPVVMVSALTQRGARVTIDALASGASDYVTKPSNQDDRESALRTLAQDLLPKIRALTVSSVSQSPRLAPVTEFLESSHLSSVPPSIVVIGVSTGGPAALDVLLSSIPSTFPLPILIVQHMPELFTRPLAERLSQSRCTRVYEATEGSSVLPGSIFLARGNWHMEVIQSSRHGAPPTLHLQQGPFENHCRPSVDVLFRSAAAIYGPATLAVVLTGMGSDGLASCRTIRAQGGTVLAQDQATSAVWGMPRAVVQAGLAQRVLPLSAIAPEMIRLASRNAAERFERRECAVQR
- a CDS encoding PilZ domain-containing protein, translating into MNPMTSHSDFPSSEERRRAERRNSPSLAAYHWKGPLPRQNSVRDISATGAFLVTQDRWEPGEIIALSLQRKGPIEKENSFSVQAKAVRWDDQGVAISFVLPPGADLRLWQSPLKSASEQNEPEDIVREFRVAQAISFLSRISPETRDFMSRLLHEELSNYRLENALEIALNAEKMLGGSVQIDHLRARPHVVTRIVEGGSWSSDDKWMLQFWGGLLAASCTTNGGDETSLAFIDLLGQLKAIHLRILSAACTKATKLITGPGAISTRPLNWKAADLIKFSGSHDLIKLDRELNYMAELRVIAPRETSAFFQQMTDTTVAPTSLGLELYARCSGHRGTAQGFYGVPVTLAGAIALEQ